The following are from one region of the Nicotiana tomentosiformis chromosome 7, ASM39032v3, whole genome shotgun sequence genome:
- the LOC104094521 gene encoding F-box/LRR-repeat protein At3g03360-like isoform X1: MDDVMPFSIKRKRDLLIKKKKRKTDDVMPLNRCSKRQKNLFKCGIDNLPDELLIAILSCLTFQEAARTCILSQRWRYLWKYTTCSIQFYNEGTLEFEAAEKFINSVNEGLKLHQGESIEQFKVGFVYPSISYRPNKDTEFAIERQSKVNHDIDGWINFAMEKQVKVFELNMAAGPLDSTGLWRNYSIPHVQKLLSISGEVKLLKTLTTLKSFRFVNIRITQEVVEFLLSHCPLLEQVYISASKSLKRLKVAGSLTKLRSMEISNCDSLKTMKVHAPGLVSFTYIGRDIKVPFKKVPLLSELTIGGDYAGSFIFDAHKHSSYCRNLKKLKLKVSRKVVADISPIGELPSEHPQLYNLKELELDITIEEDDGLCFFTFLTKCSPQLSRLTIKLLFLPGPERCIDEYTEWNLLIKEVTKQRLMFSELSGCDRPLGSISPLREVQPGVIEALRQYLTEARAADRNAQEATKFCHKRLEVVKLVGFIGCSSDCNLALHLLRIARSLTKMIIDTEGHPKCASLMNKKAIRVCVEQLKANLPPGAELSTHGPGFT; encoded by the exons atggacGACGTGATGCCCTTTTCAATAAAAAGAAAGAGGGATTTacttatcaaaaagaaaaaaagaaagacgGATGATGTGATGCCTCTTAATCGCTGTAGTAAGCGTCAGAAG aaTCTTTTCAAGTGTGGGATTGACAACTTGCCTGATGAGTTGCTTATTGCCATTCTTTCCTGTCTTACCTTCCAAGAGGCAGCAAGGACCTGTATCCTCTCGCAGCGATGGAGATACTTATGGAAGTATACAACTTGCAGTATTCAATTTTATAATGAAGGCACATTGGAGTTTGAGGCAGCAGAAAAGTTTATAAATTCGGTGAATGAAGGCTTAAAATTGCATCAGGGTGAATCTATTGAGCAGTTCAAAGTTGGTTTTGTCTATCCAAGTATTAGTTATCGCCCCAACAAGGATACTGAATTTGCAATTGAAAGGCAAAGCAAAGTCAACCATGATATTGATGGCTGGATTAATTTTGCAATGGAAAAGCAGGTCAAAGTATTTGAACTAAACATGGCGGCGGGTCCTCTTGACAGCACTGGACTCTGGAGGAATTATAGCATTCCTCATGTGCAAAAGCTGTTGTCCATTTCTGGCGAGGTTAAGTTGCTGAAAACATTGACTACTCTCAAATCTTTCCGATTTGTTAACATCCGAATAACACAGGAAGTTGTTGAATTTCTTTTGTCACACTGCCCTCTGTTGGAGCAAGTGTATATTTCAGCCTCAAAGTCTCTGAAGCGTTTGAAAGTTGCTGGTTCGTTAACTAAGTTAAGGTCCATGGAAATATCAAATTGTGATTCTTTGAAGACTATGAAGGTTCATGCTCCAGGTCTTGTGTCTTTTACATACATTGGACGTGATATCAAAGTGCCTTTCAAGAAAGTTCCCCTCTTATCTGAGCTAACTATCGGAGGTGATTATGCTGGCTCTTTTATTTTTGATGCTCACAAGCACTCAAGCTATTGTCGAAATCTGAAGAAGCTTAAACTGAAAGTGTCACGTAAGGTTGTAGCAGACATCTCCCCTATCGGGGAGCTTCCCAGTGAACATCCTCAACTCTACAATCTGAAAGAGTTGGAATTGGACATCACCATAGAAGAGGATGATGGCCTTTGCTTCTTCACATTCTTGACTAAGTGTTCTCCTCAGTTGTCAAGGTTAACCATCAAG TTATTGTTCCTTCCAGGCCCGGAGAGATGT ATTGACGAATATACAGAGTGGAATCTTCTTATCAAAGAAGTTACAAAGCAGAGACTTATGTTTTCAGAACTGAGTGGTTGTGACCGTCCTCTTGGGAGTATTAGTCCATTGAGAGAAGTTCAACCTGGCGTGATTGAGGCG TTGCGGCAGTACCTGACAGAAGCACGCGCTGCTGATCGTAATGCACAAGAAGCTACTAAGTTCTGTCACAAACGTCTAGAGGTAGTGAAGTTGGTTGGTTTTATTGGGTGTTCAAGTGATTGTAATCTTGCTTTACATTTGCTGCGAATTGCCCGATCTCTTACGAAGATGATCATTGACACAGAGGGACACCCTAAGTGTGCATCCCTAATGAACAAGAAGGCAATCAGAGTGTGTGTTGAGCAGCTTAAAGCAAATTTACCTCCCGGAGCTGAATTGTCGACACATGGTCCTGGTTTTACGTAA
- the LOC104094521 gene encoding F-box/LRR-repeat protein At3g03360-like isoform X2 codes for MDDVMPFSIKRKRDLLIKKKKRKTDDVMPLNRCSKRQKAARTCILSQRWRYLWKYTTCSIQFYNEGTLEFEAAEKFINSVNEGLKLHQGESIEQFKVGFVYPSISYRPNKDTEFAIERQSKVNHDIDGWINFAMEKQVKVFELNMAAGPLDSTGLWRNYSIPHVQKLLSISGEVKLLKTLTTLKSFRFVNIRITQEVVEFLLSHCPLLEQVYISASKSLKRLKVAGSLTKLRSMEISNCDSLKTMKVHAPGLVSFTYIGRDIKVPFKKVPLLSELTIGGDYAGSFIFDAHKHSSYCRNLKKLKLKVSRKVVADISPIGELPSEHPQLYNLKELELDITIEEDDGLCFFTFLTKCSPQLSRLTIKLLFLPGPERCIDEYTEWNLLIKEVTKQRLMFSELSGCDRPLGSISPLREVQPGVIEALRQYLTEARAADRNAQEATKFCHKRLEVVKLVGFIGCSSDCNLALHLLRIARSLTKMIIDTEGHPKCASLMNKKAIRVCVEQLKANLPPGAELSTHGPGFT; via the exons atggacGACGTGATGCCCTTTTCAATAAAAAGAAAGAGGGATTTacttatcaaaaagaaaaaaagaaagacgGATGATGTGATGCCTCTTAATCGCTGTAGTAAGCGTCAGAAG GCAGCAAGGACCTGTATCCTCTCGCAGCGATGGAGATACTTATGGAAGTATACAACTTGCAGTATTCAATTTTATAATGAAGGCACATTGGAGTTTGAGGCAGCAGAAAAGTTTATAAATTCGGTGAATGAAGGCTTAAAATTGCATCAGGGTGAATCTATTGAGCAGTTCAAAGTTGGTTTTGTCTATCCAAGTATTAGTTATCGCCCCAACAAGGATACTGAATTTGCAATTGAAAGGCAAAGCAAAGTCAACCATGATATTGATGGCTGGATTAATTTTGCAATGGAAAAGCAGGTCAAAGTATTTGAACTAAACATGGCGGCGGGTCCTCTTGACAGCACTGGACTCTGGAGGAATTATAGCATTCCTCATGTGCAAAAGCTGTTGTCCATTTCTGGCGAGGTTAAGTTGCTGAAAACATTGACTACTCTCAAATCTTTCCGATTTGTTAACATCCGAATAACACAGGAAGTTGTTGAATTTCTTTTGTCACACTGCCCTCTGTTGGAGCAAGTGTATATTTCAGCCTCAAAGTCTCTGAAGCGTTTGAAAGTTGCTGGTTCGTTAACTAAGTTAAGGTCCATGGAAATATCAAATTGTGATTCTTTGAAGACTATGAAGGTTCATGCTCCAGGTCTTGTGTCTTTTACATACATTGGACGTGATATCAAAGTGCCTTTCAAGAAAGTTCCCCTCTTATCTGAGCTAACTATCGGAGGTGATTATGCTGGCTCTTTTATTTTTGATGCTCACAAGCACTCAAGCTATTGTCGAAATCTGAAGAAGCTTAAACTGAAAGTGTCACGTAAGGTTGTAGCAGACATCTCCCCTATCGGGGAGCTTCCCAGTGAACATCCTCAACTCTACAATCTGAAAGAGTTGGAATTGGACATCACCATAGAAGAGGATGATGGCCTTTGCTTCTTCACATTCTTGACTAAGTGTTCTCCTCAGTTGTCAAGGTTAACCATCAAG TTATTGTTCCTTCCAGGCCCGGAGAGATGT ATTGACGAATATACAGAGTGGAATCTTCTTATCAAAGAAGTTACAAAGCAGAGACTTATGTTTTCAGAACTGAGTGGTTGTGACCGTCCTCTTGGGAGTATTAGTCCATTGAGAGAAGTTCAACCTGGCGTGATTGAGGCG TTGCGGCAGTACCTGACAGAAGCACGCGCTGCTGATCGTAATGCACAAGAAGCTACTAAGTTCTGTCACAAACGTCTAGAGGTAGTGAAGTTGGTTGGTTTTATTGGGTGTTCAAGTGATTGTAATCTTGCTTTACATTTGCTGCGAATTGCCCGATCTCTTACGAAGATGATCATTGACACAGAGGGACACCCTAAGTGTGCATCCCTAATGAACAAGAAGGCAATCAGAGTGTGTGTTGAGCAGCTTAAAGCAAATTTACCTCCCGGAGCTGAATTGTCGACACATGGTCCTGGTTTTACGTAA
- the LOC104094521 gene encoding F-box/LRR-repeat protein At3g03360-like isoform X3 yields the protein MDDVMPFSIKRKRDLLIKKKKRKTDDVMPLNRCSKRQKNLFKCGIDNLPDELLIAILSCLTFQEAARTCILSQRWRYLWKYTTCSIQFYNEGTLEFEAAEKFINSVNEGLKLHQGESIEQFKVGFVYPSISYRPNKDTEFAIERQSKVNHDIDGWINFAMEKQVKVFELNMAAGPLDSTGLWRNYSIPHVQKLLSISGEVKLLKTLTTLKSFRFVNIRITQEVVEFLLSHCPLLEQVYISASKSLKRLKVAGSLTKLRSMEISNCDSLKTMKVHAPGLVSFTYIGRDIKVPFKKVPLLSELTIGGDYAGSFIFDAHKHSSYCRNLKKLKLKVSRKVVADISPIGELPSEHPQLYNLKELELDITIEEDDGLCFFTFLTKCSPQLSRLTIKLLFLPGPERCIDEYTEWNLLIKEVTKQRLMFSELSGCDRPLGSISPLREVQPGVIEALRQYLTEARAADRNAQEATKFCHKRLERDTLSVHP from the exons atggacGACGTGATGCCCTTTTCAATAAAAAGAAAGAGGGATTTacttatcaaaaagaaaaaaagaaagacgGATGATGTGATGCCTCTTAATCGCTGTAGTAAGCGTCAGAAG aaTCTTTTCAAGTGTGGGATTGACAACTTGCCTGATGAGTTGCTTATTGCCATTCTTTCCTGTCTTACCTTCCAAGAGGCAGCAAGGACCTGTATCCTCTCGCAGCGATGGAGATACTTATGGAAGTATACAACTTGCAGTATTCAATTTTATAATGAAGGCACATTGGAGTTTGAGGCAGCAGAAAAGTTTATAAATTCGGTGAATGAAGGCTTAAAATTGCATCAGGGTGAATCTATTGAGCAGTTCAAAGTTGGTTTTGTCTATCCAAGTATTAGTTATCGCCCCAACAAGGATACTGAATTTGCAATTGAAAGGCAAAGCAAAGTCAACCATGATATTGATGGCTGGATTAATTTTGCAATGGAAAAGCAGGTCAAAGTATTTGAACTAAACATGGCGGCGGGTCCTCTTGACAGCACTGGACTCTGGAGGAATTATAGCATTCCTCATGTGCAAAAGCTGTTGTCCATTTCTGGCGAGGTTAAGTTGCTGAAAACATTGACTACTCTCAAATCTTTCCGATTTGTTAACATCCGAATAACACAGGAAGTTGTTGAATTTCTTTTGTCACACTGCCCTCTGTTGGAGCAAGTGTATATTTCAGCCTCAAAGTCTCTGAAGCGTTTGAAAGTTGCTGGTTCGTTAACTAAGTTAAGGTCCATGGAAATATCAAATTGTGATTCTTTGAAGACTATGAAGGTTCATGCTCCAGGTCTTGTGTCTTTTACATACATTGGACGTGATATCAAAGTGCCTTTCAAGAAAGTTCCCCTCTTATCTGAGCTAACTATCGGAGGTGATTATGCTGGCTCTTTTATTTTTGATGCTCACAAGCACTCAAGCTATTGTCGAAATCTGAAGAAGCTTAAACTGAAAGTGTCACGTAAGGTTGTAGCAGACATCTCCCCTATCGGGGAGCTTCCCAGTGAACATCCTCAACTCTACAATCTGAAAGAGTTGGAATTGGACATCACCATAGAAGAGGATGATGGCCTTTGCTTCTTCACATTCTTGACTAAGTGTTCTCCTCAGTTGTCAAGGTTAACCATCAAG TTATTGTTCCTTCCAGGCCCGGAGAGATGT ATTGACGAATATACAGAGTGGAATCTTCTTATCAAAGAAGTTACAAAGCAGAGACTTATGTTTTCAGAACTGAGTGGTTGTGACCGTCCTCTTGGGAGTATTAGTCCATTGAGAGAAGTTCAACCTGGCGTGATTGAGGCG TTGCGGCAGTACCTGACAGAAGCACGCGCTGCTGATCGTAATGCACAAGAAGCTACTAAGTTCTGTCACAAACGTCTAGAG AGGGACACCCTAAGTGTGCATCCCTAA
- the LOC104094521 gene encoding F-box/LRR-repeat protein At3g03360-like isoform X5, with protein sequence MDDVMPFSIKRKRDLLIKKKKRKTDDVMPLNRCSKRQKNLFKCGIDNLPDELLIAILSCLTFQEAARTCILSQRWRYLWKYTTCSIQFYNEGTLEFEAAEKFINSVNEGLKLHQGESIEQFKVGFVYPSISYRPNKDTEFAIERQSKVNHDIDGWINFAMEKQVKVFELNMAAGPLDSTGLWRNYSIPHVQKLLSISGEVKLLKTLTTLKSFRFVNIRITQEVVEFLLSHCPLLEQVYISASKSLKRLKVAGSLTKLRSMEISNCDSLKTMKVHAPGLVSFTYIGRDIKVPFKKVPLLSELTIGGDYAGSFIFDAHKHSSYCRNLKKLKLKVSRKVVADISPIGELPSEHPQLYNLKELELDITIEEDDGLCFFTFLTKCSPQLSRLTIKS encoded by the exons atggacGACGTGATGCCCTTTTCAATAAAAAGAAAGAGGGATTTacttatcaaaaagaaaaaaagaaagacgGATGATGTGATGCCTCTTAATCGCTGTAGTAAGCGTCAGAAG aaTCTTTTCAAGTGTGGGATTGACAACTTGCCTGATGAGTTGCTTATTGCCATTCTTTCCTGTCTTACCTTCCAAGAGGCAGCAAGGACCTGTATCCTCTCGCAGCGATGGAGATACTTATGGAAGTATACAACTTGCAGTATTCAATTTTATAATGAAGGCACATTGGAGTTTGAGGCAGCAGAAAAGTTTATAAATTCGGTGAATGAAGGCTTAAAATTGCATCAGGGTGAATCTATTGAGCAGTTCAAAGTTGGTTTTGTCTATCCAAGTATTAGTTATCGCCCCAACAAGGATACTGAATTTGCAATTGAAAGGCAAAGCAAAGTCAACCATGATATTGATGGCTGGATTAATTTTGCAATGGAAAAGCAGGTCAAAGTATTTGAACTAAACATGGCGGCGGGTCCTCTTGACAGCACTGGACTCTGGAGGAATTATAGCATTCCTCATGTGCAAAAGCTGTTGTCCATTTCTGGCGAGGTTAAGTTGCTGAAAACATTGACTACTCTCAAATCTTTCCGATTTGTTAACATCCGAATAACACAGGAAGTTGTTGAATTTCTTTTGTCACACTGCCCTCTGTTGGAGCAAGTGTATATTTCAGCCTCAAAGTCTCTGAAGCGTTTGAAAGTTGCTGGTTCGTTAACTAAGTTAAGGTCCATGGAAATATCAAATTGTGATTCTTTGAAGACTATGAAGGTTCATGCTCCAGGTCTTGTGTCTTTTACATACATTGGACGTGATATCAAAGTGCCTTTCAAGAAAGTTCCCCTCTTATCTGAGCTAACTATCGGAGGTGATTATGCTGGCTCTTTTATTTTTGATGCTCACAAGCACTCAAGCTATTGTCGAAATCTGAAGAAGCTTAAACTGAAAGTGTCACGTAAGGTTGTAGCAGACATCTCCCCTATCGGGGAGCTTCCCAGTGAACATCCTCAACTCTACAATCTGAAAGAGTTGGAATTGGACATCACCATAGAAGAGGATGATGGCCTTTGCTTCTTCACATTCTTGACTAAGTGTTCTCCTCAGTTGTCAAGGTTAACCATCAAG AGTTAG
- the LOC104094521 gene encoding F-box/LRR-repeat protein At3g03360-like isoform X4 has translation MDDVMPFSIKRKRDLLIKKKKRKTDDVMPLNRCSKRQKNLFKCGIDNLPDELLIAILSCLTFQEAARTCILSQRWRYLWKYTTCSIQFYNEGTLEFEAAEKFINSVNEGLKLHQGESIEQFKVGFVYPSISYRPNKDTEFAIERQSKVNHDIDGWINFAMEKQVKVFELNMAAGPLDSTGLWRNYSIPHVQKLLSISGEVKLLKTLTTLKSFRFVNIRITQEVVEFLLSHCPLLEQVYISASKSLKRLKVAGSLTKLRSMEISNCDSLKTMKVHAPGLVSFTYIGRDIKVPFKKVPLLSELTIGGDYAGSFIFDAHKHSSYCRNLKKLKLKVSRKVVADISPIGELPSEHPQLYNLKELELDITIEEDDGLCFFTFLTKCSPQLSRLTIKGFTIWKRKNAFYSSLSVLESEKWKKAPRLCFTEARSVKRSAHFFHVNRNLIHK, from the exons atggacGACGTGATGCCCTTTTCAATAAAAAGAAAGAGGGATTTacttatcaaaaagaaaaaaagaaagacgGATGATGTGATGCCTCTTAATCGCTGTAGTAAGCGTCAGAAG aaTCTTTTCAAGTGTGGGATTGACAACTTGCCTGATGAGTTGCTTATTGCCATTCTTTCCTGTCTTACCTTCCAAGAGGCAGCAAGGACCTGTATCCTCTCGCAGCGATGGAGATACTTATGGAAGTATACAACTTGCAGTATTCAATTTTATAATGAAGGCACATTGGAGTTTGAGGCAGCAGAAAAGTTTATAAATTCGGTGAATGAAGGCTTAAAATTGCATCAGGGTGAATCTATTGAGCAGTTCAAAGTTGGTTTTGTCTATCCAAGTATTAGTTATCGCCCCAACAAGGATACTGAATTTGCAATTGAAAGGCAAAGCAAAGTCAACCATGATATTGATGGCTGGATTAATTTTGCAATGGAAAAGCAGGTCAAAGTATTTGAACTAAACATGGCGGCGGGTCCTCTTGACAGCACTGGACTCTGGAGGAATTATAGCATTCCTCATGTGCAAAAGCTGTTGTCCATTTCTGGCGAGGTTAAGTTGCTGAAAACATTGACTACTCTCAAATCTTTCCGATTTGTTAACATCCGAATAACACAGGAAGTTGTTGAATTTCTTTTGTCACACTGCCCTCTGTTGGAGCAAGTGTATATTTCAGCCTCAAAGTCTCTGAAGCGTTTGAAAGTTGCTGGTTCGTTAACTAAGTTAAGGTCCATGGAAATATCAAATTGTGATTCTTTGAAGACTATGAAGGTTCATGCTCCAGGTCTTGTGTCTTTTACATACATTGGACGTGATATCAAAGTGCCTTTCAAGAAAGTTCCCCTCTTATCTGAGCTAACTATCGGAGGTGATTATGCTGGCTCTTTTATTTTTGATGCTCACAAGCACTCAAGCTATTGTCGAAATCTGAAGAAGCTTAAACTGAAAGTGTCACGTAAGGTTGTAGCAGACATCTCCCCTATCGGGGAGCTTCCCAGTGAACATCCTCAACTCTACAATCTGAAAGAGTTGGAATTGGACATCACCATAGAAGAGGATGATGGCCTTTGCTTCTTCACATTCTTGACTAAGTGTTCTCCTCAGTTGTCAAGGTTAACCATCAAG GGTTTTACAATATGGAAGAGGAAAAATGCTTTTTATAGTTCACTCAGTGTTTTGGAAAGCGAGAAGTGGAAAAAGGCGCCGAGGCTTTGCTTCACTGAAGCAAGAAGCGTGAAGCGAAGCGCGCATTTTTTTCATGTGAATcgcaatttaatacataaataa